The following coding sequences are from one Halomonas sp. HAL1 window:
- a CDS encoding LysR substrate-binding domain-containing protein, whose protein sequence is MRAPTLDLTLLRTLVAISDTGSVTAAAKRLAYTQSTVSMQLQRLEAQLSLTLHEREGRRIRFTSEGERLLNHARRLLALNDEAWSDMQARQVTGDLTLGIPEDYASLLPSVFAYFNQLYPAVGLKVICGTSAHLVEQVKAKELDLALVTRQRNSPGGDVIRREPLLWAVGMYQQPLLSDPLPLALYSPGADVFREVAEQALQSAGRSWRVAYTSQSMAGLAPIVTAGLAIVVVTRSMLTPALRPLDESSGLPALPMIELALHRAPHRPSEPARRLGELIREQLAVPD, encoded by the coding sequence ATGCGCGCGCCCACCTTAGACCTAACCCTGCTTCGTACCCTGGTGGCAATTTCGGATACCGGCAGTGTGACCGCCGCCGCCAAACGCTTGGCTTACACGCAGTCTACGGTGAGTATGCAGCTGCAGAGGCTGGAGGCGCAGTTATCGCTAACACTGCACGAGCGGGAAGGGCGGCGAATACGCTTTACATCAGAAGGCGAGCGCCTACTTAATCATGCTCGGCGGCTGCTGGCGCTTAATGATGAAGCATGGAGTGATATGCAGGCGCGCCAAGTTACCGGTGACCTCACGTTAGGCATACCGGAAGATTACGCCTCGCTGCTGCCCTCGGTGTTTGCTTACTTTAATCAGCTCTATCCGGCGGTGGGACTCAAGGTGATCTGCGGTACCAGCGCCCATCTCGTAGAGCAGGTAAAAGCCAAAGAGCTTGATCTGGCACTGGTGACACGTCAACGCAACTCGCCAGGGGGCGATGTGATCCGTCGAGAGCCTTTGCTGTGGGCCGTTGGAATGTACCAGCAGCCGCTGCTAAGTGATCCACTGCCGTTAGCGCTTTATTCGCCGGGGGCTGACGTGTTTCGTGAAGTCGCCGAGCAGGCGCTGCAGTCGGCAGGGCGCAGTTGGCGTGTTGCCTATACCAGCCAATCAATGGCCGGGCTGGCGCCGATTGTGACCGCGGGGCTCGCGATAGTGGTGGTGACGCGCAGCATGCTGACGCCGGCGCTAAGGCCACTGGATGAGAGCAGTGGCCTGCCTGCGCTGCCAATGATCGAGCTGGCGCTTCACCGCGCACCCCACCGGCCCTCAGAGCCAGCGCGGCGCTTGGGTGAGTTAATACGTGAGCAATTAGCCGTGCCTGACTAG
- a CDS encoding cytochrome b — translation MHELDRYIYPHRVLHWLVAGAVLLSLASGLTLGFLGFERTVALVGNTLTNLLYTSHKTLGVLILLLMTLRIITRLAFVVPDHEPPLNAFERIVSTSVHHLLYLALIIMPLLGWAATASGGFPVEFFHWHLPGLLAEREQLSEQLFMWHGRLGWIILGLVVLHVAGAIFHWKIKRDNVMKRMSLFD, via the coding sequence ATGCACGAACTGGATCGTTATATCTACCCGCACCGGGTGCTGCACTGGCTAGTGGCGGGTGCCGTGTTACTCTCGTTGGCTAGCGGTTTGACGCTAGGCTTTCTGGGGTTTGAGCGCACCGTTGCGTTGGTAGGCAATACGCTCACGAACTTGCTGTATACCAGTCATAAAACACTCGGCGTGTTGATATTACTGCTGATGACGCTGCGTATTATCACCCGACTGGCATTCGTAGTGCCTGACCACGAGCCCCCGTTAAATGCATTCGAGCGTATCGTCAGCACCAGCGTGCACCATCTACTCTACTTAGCGCTTATTATTATGCCGCTATTGGGCTGGGCCGCCACTGCTAGCGGCGGCTTTCCAGTAGAGTTTTTCCACTGGCATTTGCCCGGTTTACTTGCTGAGCGTGAGCAGCTCTCTGAACAACTTTTCATGTGGCATGGGCGGTTAGGCTGGATCATTTTAGGCTTAGTGGTATTACACGTTGCTGGCGCAATATTCCATTGGAAAATCAAGCGTGACAACGTTATGAAGCGCATGAGCCTGTTTGACTAG